The following coding sequences are from one Pseudonocardia sp. EC080619-01 window:
- a CDS encoding Xaa-Pro peptidase family protein, producing the protein MTDAVPTELLADRLRRAGEHAADQGTDVLFLTPGTDLRYLTGFDGSSHERLTCLVVPAAGHRAPPALVVPALEAPGFAGVPLEALGIDLVTWTDGEDPYLLVSDLAGGPTRMSVDDDMAARHVLGLRNAFPDVPQVLAGSVLRELRMCKDTGEIARLRDAGAAIDRVHARMGEWLRPGRTEAEVGADVTAAILAEGHTEAAFVIVGSGPNGASPHHDVSDRVIEPGDVVVIDIGGPLPGGYNSDCTRTYAVGGEPAPEVARTYAVLQEAQERAVAAVKPGATAADIDRAAREHIAAAGHGEHFIHRTGHGIGLDVHEEPYIVDGNDLVLQEGMAFSIEPGIYQAGQWGARIEDIVVVTAGGAERLNNNPRDLVVLRG; encoded by the coding sequence ATGACCGACGCCGTCCCCACCGAGCTGCTCGCCGACCGGCTGCGCCGGGCGGGTGAGCACGCCGCCGACCAGGGCACCGACGTGCTCTTCCTGACCCCCGGCACCGACCTGCGGTACCTGACCGGGTTCGACGGGTCCTCGCACGAGCGACTGACCTGCCTCGTCGTCCCGGCCGCCGGGCACCGTGCGCCGCCCGCGCTCGTCGTCCCCGCGCTGGAGGCGCCCGGCTTCGCCGGTGTGCCGCTCGAGGCGCTGGGCATCGACCTCGTCACCTGGACCGACGGCGAGGACCCCTACCTGCTGGTCAGCGACCTCGCCGGGGGCCCGACCCGGATGTCGGTCGACGACGACATGGCCGCCCGCCACGTCCTCGGCCTGCGCAACGCCTTCCCCGACGTCCCCCAGGTGCTCGCCGGCTCGGTGCTGCGCGAGCTCCGGATGTGCAAGGACACCGGGGAGATCGCGCGGCTGCGCGACGCCGGCGCCGCGATCGACCGGGTGCACGCCCGGATGGGCGAGTGGCTGCGTCCCGGCCGCACCGAGGCCGAGGTGGGCGCCGACGTCACCGCGGCGATCCTCGCCGAGGGACACACCGAGGCCGCGTTCGTCATCGTCGGGTCCGGTCCCAACGGCGCCAGCCCGCACCACGACGTCTCGGACCGGGTGATCGAGCCGGGCGACGTCGTCGTCATCGACATCGGCGGCCCGCTGCCCGGTGGCTACAACTCCGACTGCACCCGCACCTACGCGGTGGGCGGCGAGCCCGCCCCGGAGGTCGCGAGGACCTACGCGGTGCTGCAGGAGGCGCAGGAGCGCGCCGTTGCCGCGGTGAAGCCGGGCGCGACCGCCGCCGACATCGACCGGGCCGCGCGCGAGCACATCGCCGCCGCCGGCCACGGTGAGCACTTCATCCACCGCACCGGGCACGGGATCGGGCTCGACGTGCACGAGGAGCCCTACATCGTCGACGGGAACGACCTGGTCCTGCAGGAGGGCATGGCGTTCTCGATCGAGCCCGGCATCTACCAGGCCGGGCAGTGGGGTGCGCGGATCGAGGACATCGTCGTCGTCACCGCGGGCGGCGCGGAGCGGCTCAACAACAACCCGCGCGACCTCGTCGTCCTCCGGGGGTGA
- a CDS encoding polyprenol monophosphomannose synthase, giving the protein MAEPPGPVLVVVPTYEERENLGPAVARLHAAVPAADVLVVDDASPDGTGELADELASADERVRVLHRAGKDGLGAAYLDGFRHALTGEHQVVVEMDADGSHAPEDLPALLAALGDADVVLGSRYVTGGRVVNWPWHRAALSRGGNLYSRLALGVPIRDITGGYRVYRRSVLEQLHLDSVASQGYCFQVDMAWRAVRAGFRVQEVPITFTERQRGASKMNGAIVAEALWRVTCWGLSHRLGRDLPQEPAGPVAEGARS; this is encoded by the coding sequence ATGGCTGAACCACCGGGCCCGGTGCTGGTCGTCGTGCCGACCTACGAGGAGCGGGAGAACCTCGGTCCCGCGGTCGCGCGGCTGCACGCGGCGGTCCCGGCGGCCGACGTCCTCGTCGTCGACGACGCCAGCCCGGACGGCACCGGTGAGCTGGCCGACGAGCTCGCCTCGGCCGACGAGCGGGTGCGTGTCCTGCACCGGGCCGGCAAGGACGGCCTCGGTGCCGCCTACCTCGACGGGTTCCGGCACGCCCTGACCGGCGAGCACCAGGTCGTCGTGGAGATGGACGCCGACGGCTCGCACGCCCCCGAGGACCTGCCCGCCCTGCTGGCCGCGCTGGGCGACGCCGACGTCGTCCTCGGCTCCCGGTACGTGACCGGTGGCCGCGTCGTGAACTGGCCGTGGCACCGCGCGGCGCTGTCCCGCGGCGGTAACCTCTACTCGCGGCTCGCCCTCGGCGTCCCGATCCGCGACATCACCGGCGGCTACCGCGTCTACCGGCGCTCCGTTCTGGAGCAGCTGCACCTCGACTCGGTGGCGTCCCAGGGCTACTGCTTCCAGGTCGACATGGCCTGGCGCGCCGTCCGGGCCGGCTTCCGCGTCCAGGAGGTGCCGATCACGTTCACCGAGCGGCAGCGCGGCGCGTCGAAGATGAACGGCGCGATCGTCGCCGAGGCGCTCTGGCGGGTGACCTGCTGGGGTCTGTCGCACCGCCTGGGCCGCGACCTCCCGCAGGAACCGGCCGGCCCGGTCGCCGAGGGCGCCCGCTCCTGA
- a CDS encoding glycerophosphodiester phosphodiesterase family protein encodes MPHPYLDGPYPRAYAHRGWHLGELDGCENTVAAFVAAADHGLRYVEMDVHASADGVPFVHHDPTLDRTTGTTGRIDALPAAELDTVRVRDREPLPRLADVLAALPGVRITIELKSDHVVGPALAVLDAADAWDRVCLGSFDDRRLARARSQAGPRLCTSMGQRAVTGLRARAWGVPGLLLPGIGGEFAQVPTHFGPIPVASDRRFVAAAHRSGHEVHVWTVDEPAEMHRLLDLGVDGLLSDRPDLLLQVLGERAGSA; translated from the coding sequence GTGCCGCACCCGTACCTGGACGGTCCGTACCCGCGCGCCTACGCCCACCGGGGCTGGCACCTCGGCGAGCTCGACGGCTGCGAGAACACGGTCGCCGCGTTCGTCGCGGCCGCCGACCACGGACTGCGCTACGTCGAGATGGACGTCCACGCCAGCGCCGACGGCGTGCCGTTCGTGCACCACGACCCGACCCTGGACCGCACCACCGGCACGACCGGGCGGATCGACGCACTGCCCGCCGCGGAGCTGGACACGGTCCGGGTGCGGGACCGGGAGCCGCTCCCGCGGCTCGCCGACGTCCTCGCCGCGCTGCCCGGCGTGCGGATCACGATCGAGCTGAAGTCCGACCACGTCGTCGGCCCCGCGCTGGCGGTGCTCGACGCGGCGGACGCCTGGGACCGGGTCTGCCTCGGCTCGTTCGACGACCGCCGCCTCGCACGCGCCCGGTCGCAGGCCGGCCCGAGGCTCTGCACCTCGATGGGGCAGCGGGCGGTGACCGGGCTGCGCGCCCGCGCCTGGGGTGTCCCGGGCCTGCTGCTCCCGGGGATCGGCGGAGAGTTCGCGCAGGTGCCGACCCACTTCGGGCCGATCCCGGTCGCGTCCGACCGCCGGTTCGTCGCGGCGGCCCACCGCAGCGGCCACGAGGTGCACGTGTGGACGGTCGACGAGCCGGCGGAGATGCACCGGCTGCTCGACCTCGGTGTCGACGGGCTGCTGTCCGACCGCCCGGACCTGCTGCTGCAGGTGCTCGGCGAGCGCGCCGGGTCTGCGTGA
- the lnt gene encoding apolipoprotein N-acyltransferase codes for MASVRVPPAPGPVAGDPAVSRRRRWLASGAVAAVAAAAGVLLYLSFPPRDGLWWLAVPAFAVLGLLLRDARPGRGFLAGFAFGLGFLVPLLVWVGALVQTPPWLALSAFESLFLGLTGAVMALVSRVPGRLGVLWPVWAAAVWVGGELLRGSVPFGGFPWGRVGFSQPESPLLPVAAIGGVPLLSFATVLAGLALTELLRRAVAGRVAGLPAPRPAGDGRAGALRAVAVPVVLLLLVGVAGPLAALVPPSPGPPARTVTVAAIQGNVPRLGLDFNAQRRAVLDNHARETENLAAEIAAGRQPQPDLVIWPENSSDIDPLRNPDAAARIDAAARAVRAPIMVGAVLVNPGRTTSNAALVWEAGTGVVDRQDKRRIQPFGEYMPWRSFFRLFSSYVDRAGYFVPGGGDGLVDLAGVPTAVAICWEIAFDDAFGDAVDAGAQLLAVPSNNATFGFSEMTYQQMAMSRVRAVEFDRPVVVATTSGVSGMITPQGAVTARTGQFVPGVLVDRIELRTTTTLSARLRSGPEWTLTVIGLLAAGAACVAVRRERGEAVGSAEPSDRRARAGKDEDG; via the coding sequence GTGGCGTCCGTGCGCGTGCCCCCAGCTCCCGGCCCGGTGGCCGGTGACCCCGCAGTGAGCCGCCGCCGGCGGTGGCTCGCCTCCGGTGCCGTCGCCGCCGTCGCGGCCGCCGCCGGGGTGCTGCTCTACCTGTCCTTCCCCCCGCGCGACGGCCTGTGGTGGCTGGCGGTGCCGGCGTTCGCCGTGCTCGGCCTGCTGCTGCGGGACGCCCGCCCCGGCCGCGGGTTCCTGGCCGGGTTCGCGTTCGGGCTCGGGTTCCTGGTCCCGCTGCTCGTCTGGGTCGGCGCCCTGGTGCAGACCCCACCGTGGCTGGCGCTGTCGGCGTTCGAGTCGCTGTTCCTCGGCCTGACCGGCGCGGTGATGGCGCTGGTGTCGCGGGTACCCGGGCGGCTCGGCGTGCTGTGGCCGGTGTGGGCCGCGGCCGTGTGGGTCGGGGGCGAGCTGCTGCGCGGCAGCGTGCCGTTCGGCGGGTTCCCGTGGGGCCGGGTCGGGTTCTCCCAGCCGGAGTCCCCGCTGCTCCCGGTGGCCGCGATCGGCGGTGTGCCGCTGCTGTCGTTCGCCACCGTGCTCGCCGGGCTCGCGCTCACCGAGCTGCTCCGGCGCGCGGTCGCGGGCCGGGTCGCCGGCCTGCCGGCACCCCGTCCCGCCGGTGACGGCCGCGCGGGCGCGCTGCGGGCGGTCGCCGTGCCGGTCGTCCTGCTGCTGCTCGTCGGGGTGGCCGGACCGCTCGCGGCGCTGGTGCCGCCCTCGCCGGGGCCCCCCGCCCGCACCGTCACCGTCGCCGCGATCCAGGGGAACGTCCCCCGGCTCGGCCTGGACTTCAACGCCCAGCGCCGGGCCGTGCTCGACAACCATGCACGCGAGACCGAGAACCTCGCCGCCGAGATCGCCGCCGGCCGGCAGCCGCAGCCGGACCTGGTGATCTGGCCGGAGAACTCCTCCGACATCGACCCGCTGCGCAACCCGGACGCCGCCGCCCGGATCGACGCGGCCGCCCGCGCGGTCCGGGCCCCGATCATGGTCGGGGCCGTGCTGGTCAACCCGGGCCGGACCACGAGCAACGCCGCGCTCGTGTGGGAGGCGGGCACCGGCGTCGTCGACCGGCAGGACAAGCGGCGCATCCAGCCGTTCGGCGAGTACATGCCGTGGCGGTCCTTCTTCCGCCTCTTCTCGTCCTACGTGGACCGGGCGGGCTACTTCGTCCCGGGCGGCGGCGACGGCCTGGTGGACCTGGCCGGGGTCCCCACCGCGGTCGCGATCTGCTGGGAGATCGCCTTCGACGACGCGTTCGGCGACGCCGTCGACGCCGGCGCGCAGCTGCTCGCCGTCCCCAGCAACAACGCGACCTTCGGCTTCTCCGAGATGACCTACCAGCAGATGGCGATGTCCCGGGTCCGCGCCGTGGAGTTCGACCGGCCGGTCGTCGTGGCGACCACCAGCGGGGTGTCCGGGATGATCACACCGCAGGGTGCCGTCACGGCCCGGACGGGCCAGTTCGTCCCCGGAGTCCTGGTCGATCGCATCGAGCTGCGCACGACGACTACGCTGTCCGCACGGCTGCGCTCCGGACCGGAGTGGACGCTGACCGTGATCGGCCTCCTCGCCGCCGGTGCCGCATGCGTGGCGGTGCGGCGGGAACGGGGCGAGGCAGTAGGGTCGGCGGAGCCGTCGGATCGGCGCGCGCGGGCGGGGAAGGACGAGGATGGCTGA
- a CDS encoding RNA polymerase-binding protein RbpA: MADRVLRGSRLGAVSYETDRNHDLAPRQMVRYVSESGHEFEVPFANDAEAPATWESPQGGVGRRVDGVEPEQKKQKPPRTHWDMLLERRSIAELEELLNERLELLHERRAEIA; the protein is encoded by the coding sequence ATGGCCGACCGCGTTCTGCGTGGCAGCCGGCTCGGGGCTGTCAGCTACGAGACCGACCGCAACCACGACCTGGCGCCGCGGCAGATGGTCCGGTATGTGTCCGAGTCCGGTCACGAGTTCGAGGTGCCGTTCGCGAACGACGCCGAGGCTCCGGCGACCTGGGAGTCGCCCCAGGGCGGCGTCGGGCGCCGGGTCGACGGTGTCGAGCCCGAGCAGAAGAAGCAGAAGCCCCCGCGTACCCACTGGGACATGCTTCTCGAGCGGCGTTCCATCGCCGAGCTGGAGGAGCTGCTCAACGAGCGGCTGGAGCTTCTGCACGAGCGGCGCGCCGAGATCGCCTGA
- a CDS encoding MFS transporter: MTAAVLPETGPRRSRVWAWGLWDWGSSGFQHIALTFVFSVYLTDAVGAGLPGPVSANSWLAWSTAAAGVLIALMAPVIGQSADRAGHRLRSTGIWTALVVLSMAAMFAVRDDWSYLWLGLLLLGLASIFAELAYVSYYALMAQVSTPATVGRVSGFGWALGYVGGIVLLLLVYVCFLSGDGGLLGVPTDGGFDVRISVVVAAVWFAVFAVPMFLLLPETRPASPGSPRLGVVGSYRRLVTDLVALYRSSPHTVYFLGASALYRDGLNAIFAFGGVLAVTVYGLDPGQVLIFGVAINVVAALGALAGGRLDDRFGPKAVVAGSLAGLTVVGVVLLFVSGPTMFWIFGLVLGVFVGPAQASSRSYLLRMCPEGREGQLFGLYATTGRAVSFLAPALIGLFTYLFGSDRAGTIGIVVVLLAGFLALLPVRSPARAQARSGT; the protein is encoded by the coding sequence GTGACCGCAGCAGTACTGCCCGAGACCGGGCCCCGCCGATCCCGCGTGTGGGCCTGGGGGCTCTGGGACTGGGGCTCGTCGGGCTTCCAGCACATCGCCCTGACCTTCGTGTTCTCGGTCTACCTGACCGACGCCGTCGGTGCCGGCCTGCCGGGCCCGGTCTCCGCGAACAGCTGGCTCGCCTGGTCCACCGCCGCAGCCGGCGTCCTCATCGCGCTGATGGCGCCGGTGATCGGGCAGAGCGCCGACCGCGCCGGGCACCGGCTGCGGTCCACCGGGATCTGGACGGCGCTCGTCGTGCTGTCGATGGCCGCGATGTTCGCCGTCCGCGACGACTGGTCGTACCTGTGGCTGGGCCTGCTGCTGCTCGGCCTGGCGTCGATCTTCGCGGAGCTGGCGTACGTCTCGTACTACGCGCTGATGGCCCAGGTCTCGACCCCGGCGACGGTCGGGCGGGTGTCGGGGTTCGGCTGGGCGCTCGGCTACGTCGGCGGGATCGTCCTGCTGCTCCTGGTCTACGTGTGCTTCCTGTCCGGCGACGGCGGCCTGCTCGGCGTGCCCACCGACGGCGGGTTCGACGTCCGGATCTCGGTAGTGGTCGCCGCGGTCTGGTTCGCGGTCTTCGCGGTCCCGATGTTCCTGCTGCTCCCCGAGACGCGGCCCGCGTCGCCCGGGTCACCACGGCTGGGCGTGGTGGGCTCCTACCGCCGGCTCGTCACCGACCTGGTCGCCCTCTACCGGTCGAGCCCGCACACCGTGTACTTCCTGGGCGCCAGCGCGCTCTACCGCGACGGGCTCAACGCGATCTTCGCCTTCGGCGGGGTGCTCGCCGTGACCGTGTACGGGCTCGACCCGGGCCAGGTGCTGATCTTCGGTGTCGCGATCAACGTGGTGGCCGCGCTCGGCGCGCTCGCCGGTGGCCGGCTCGACGACCGGTTCGGTCCGAAGGCGGTCGTCGCGGGCTCGCTCGCGGGTCTCACCGTGGTCGGCGTCGTGCTGCTGTTCGTGTCCGGCCCGACCATGTTCTGGATCTTCGGGCTGGTGCTGGGGGTGTTCGTCGGACCGGCCCAGGCGTCGTCCCGGTCGTACCTGCTGCGGATGTGCCCGGAGGGCCGGGAGGGGCAGCTGTTCGGGCTCTACGCGACCACCGGGCGGGCCGTCTCGTTCCTCGCCCCGGCGCTGATCGGTCTGTTCACCTACCTGTTCGGCTCCGACCGGGCCGGCACGATCGGCATCGTCGTCGTGCTCCTGGCCGGGTTCCTCGCGCTGCTGCCGGTCCGCTCCCCGGCCCGTGCACAGGCACGATCGGGCACGTGA
- a CDS encoding PIG-L deacetylase family protein encodes MPLHHPAPLNGAHTPDLSGETVVALHAHPDDESIFTGLTLRRLADAGARIVLVMATGGDLGGSRLPLADGETVTARRRRELEDAAALLGVSRLVLLGHRDSGLPGGPGTAHPHALAGADPVVLGRTVAELVDAEGAGTVVHDDDAGIYGHPDHRAAHAAGAVAVALTGATGYRMTVDREHLAVSARDGHLVHGAARAAGVPFGRVTAEIAVAVAGTAAELAVKRDAMLAHASQIDPAGVPGDGFAAAYGYEWFLRGERDGAPAAPGVLDALGNAHLLAGAR; translated from the coding sequence GTGCCCCTGCACCACCCCGCACCCCTGAACGGTGCGCACACCCCCGACCTCTCCGGCGAGACCGTCGTGGCGCTGCACGCCCACCCCGACGACGAGTCGATCTTCACCGGGCTCACCCTGCGCCGCCTCGCCGACGCCGGCGCCCGGATCGTGCTGGTCATGGCGACCGGCGGCGACCTGGGCGGCTCCCGGCTGCCGCTGGCCGACGGGGAGACCGTCACCGCGCGGCGCCGCCGCGAGCTGGAGGACGCCGCCGCGCTGCTGGGCGTGTCCCGGCTCGTCCTGCTCGGGCACCGCGACTCGGGCCTGCCCGGCGGGCCCGGCACCGCGCACCCGCACGCCCTCGCCGGCGCCGACCCGGTCGTCCTCGGACGCACCGTGGCCGAGCTCGTCGACGCCGAGGGCGCCGGCACCGTCGTGCACGACGACGACGCCGGCATCTACGGCCACCCCGACCACCGCGCCGCGCACGCCGCCGGCGCCGTGGCCGTCGCGCTCACCGGCGCGACCGGCTACCGGATGACCGTGGACCGGGAGCACCTCGCCGTCTCGGCCCGCGACGGGCACCTCGTCCACGGCGCCGCCCGGGCCGCGGGCGTGCCGTTCGGCCGGGTCACCGCCGAGATCGCGGTCGCGGTCGCCGGGACCGCCGCCGAGCTCGCCGTCAAGCGGGACGCGATGCTGGCGCACGCCAGCCAGATCGACCCGGCCGGTGTCCCGGGGGACGGCTTCGCCGCCGCCTACGGCTACGAGTGGTTCCTGCGCGGGGAACGCGACGGTGCCCCCGCCGCACCGGGCGTCCTCGACGCCCTCGGCAACGCCCACCTGCTCGCCGGCGCCCGCTGA
- a CDS encoding DUF885 domain-containing protein translates to MSDHSSSASRPGGADRAVRDLADDHVRRLARLDPILAGDLGYTERQDELPDLSPDGTAAVVAACRDTLDRLAALPDPADPDERRCARLLTERLGAQIDHAASGEPLRAVQELFGPLATIRTAFTLMPVDDEAGWATVAARMAAVPAAMEQYRASLAEGRRQGLLAAPRQVARVAEQIESWNADAGGRGWFAGFAGQAEVGPGVRADLDRGAAQASEALAGLRDWLREEYLPAAEGTPDGVGADRYRIASRFWNGADIDPGEVYAWGWSEFRRLRDEMAAEADRIVPGGTTREAMAFLDSDGGASGVVEGGEAARAHLQKIMDDTIAELDGTHFDLSGRIRDVESRLAPAGSAAAPYYTPPSLDFSRPGRTWLPATPDDRYPMWDLISTWYHEGVPGHHLQLASWALRSSELSTFQTSLVGAVSADVEGWALYAELLMDELGHHTDPGSRLGYLNGQMLRAVRVVIDLGMHLSLPVPDDSPVGAGLTWTPELGREFFGMHVGGGDALADSELLRYLGGPGQAIGYKLGERAWLTGRERAREAHRARGETFDLAAWHAAALAQGTLGLDDLVPELAELPARS, encoded by the coding sequence ATGAGCGATCACAGCAGCAGCGCCTCCCGCCCCGGCGGAGCCGACCGGGCCGTCCGGGACCTGGCCGACGACCACGTCCGCCGCCTCGCCCGCCTCGACCCGATCCTCGCCGGGGACCTGGGGTACACCGAGCGGCAGGACGAGCTGCCCGACCTCTCCCCCGACGGGACCGCCGCCGTCGTCGCCGCCTGCCGGGACACCCTGGACCGGCTCGCCGCGCTCCCCGACCCGGCCGATCCCGACGAGCGGCGCTGCGCCCGGCTGCTGACCGAGCGGCTCGGCGCCCAGATCGACCACGCCGCGTCCGGCGAGCCGCTGCGCGCGGTCCAGGAGCTGTTCGGGCCGCTCGCCACGATCCGGACCGCCTTCACGCTCATGCCCGTCGACGACGAGGCCGGCTGGGCCACCGTCGCCGCCCGCATGGCGGCGGTGCCCGCCGCGATGGAGCAGTACCGGGCCTCGCTGGCCGAGGGCCGCCGTCAGGGACTGCTGGCGGCGCCCCGGCAGGTCGCCCGGGTCGCGGAGCAGATCGAGTCCTGGAACGCCGACGCCGGCGGGCGGGGCTGGTTCGCGGGGTTCGCCGGGCAGGCCGAGGTCGGCCCGGGGGTGCGCGCCGACCTGGACCGGGGCGCGGCGCAGGCGTCGGAGGCGCTCGCCGGCCTGCGGGACTGGCTGCGGGAGGAGTACCTGCCCGCGGCGGAGGGCACCCCGGACGGCGTCGGCGCCGACCGGTACCGGATCGCGTCCCGCTTCTGGAACGGCGCCGACATCGACCCCGGCGAGGTGTACGCCTGGGGCTGGTCGGAGTTCCGCAGGCTGCGCGACGAGATGGCCGCCGAGGCGGACCGGATCGTCCCGGGCGGCACCACCCGCGAGGCGATGGCCTTCCTCGACTCCGACGGCGGCGCCAGCGGCGTCGTCGAGGGTGGCGAGGCCGCCCGGGCACACCTGCAGAAGATCATGGACGACACGATCGCGGAGCTCGACGGCACGCACTTCGACCTGTCGGGCCGGATCCGCGACGTCGAGTCCCGCCTCGCACCGGCGGGCAGCGCCGCGGCGCCGTACTACACGCCGCCGTCGCTGGACTTCTCCCGGCCGGGCCGGACCTGGCTCCCCGCCACGCCCGACGACCGCTACCCGATGTGGGACCTGATCAGCACCTGGTACCACGAGGGCGTCCCGGGGCACCACCTCCAGCTGGCGTCCTGGGCGCTGCGGTCCTCCGAGCTGTCGACGTTCCAGACGTCGCTGGTGGGCGCGGTCAGCGCGGACGTCGAGGGGTGGGCGCTCTACGCCGAGCTGCTGATGGACGAGCTGGGCCACCACACCGACCCGGGCTCACGGCTCGGCTACCTCAACGGCCAGATGCTGCGCGCGGTCCGCGTGGTGATCGACCTCGGGATGCACCTGTCGCTGCCGGTCCCGGACGACTCCCCGGTCGGCGCGGGCCTGACCTGGACCCCGGAGCTGGGACGGGAGTTCTTCGGGATGCACGTCGGCGGCGGCGACGCGCTGGCCGACTCTGAGCTGCTGCGCTACCTGGGCGGGCCGGGCCAGGCGATCGGCTACAAGCTGGGCGAGCGTGCCTGGCTGACCGGCCGCGAGCGTGCCCGCGAGGCGCACCGGGCCCGTGGCGAGACCTTCGACCTGGCCGCCTGGCACGCCGCCGCGCTGGCGCAGGGCACCCTCGGCCTCGACGACCTGGTCCCCGAGCTGGCGGAGCTCCCCGCGCGGTCGTGA
- a CDS encoding PspC domain-containing protein — MPQSRSLVRPRNGTVIAGVCAGLADRFGLGRGTVRLLFVLSCLLPGPQFVIYIILWIIMPKAQY; from the coding sequence ATGCCGCAGTCCCGCAGTCTCGTCCGGCCGCGCAACGGCACGGTGATCGCCGGGGTCTGCGCGGGCCTCGCCGACCGGTTCGGCCTGGGCCGCGGCACGGTCCGGCTGCTGTTCGTCCTGTCCTGCCTGCTGCCCGGCCCGCAGTTCGTGATCTACATCATCCTGTGGATCATCATGCCGAAGGCGCAGTACTGA